In Entomomonas moraniae, one DNA window encodes the following:
- a CDS encoding outer membrane protein assembly factor BamE has protein sequence MQKSKFILIGSLLISLLTLSGCFPSVYKIDIQQGNIITQDMVNQLRPGMNRAQVNYLMGTPLILDPFHANRWDYIYSIQPGGGTMHQENITLFFNENNQLVSLSGDFQPGKTREEEIQGGAEQTHRDNTTESTDDSLEGQIRDEVDNVKSVDVPQINTH, from the coding sequence ATGCAAAAATCAAAATTTATCCTGATAGGTAGTCTACTGATAAGCCTATTAACACTGTCAGGCTGTTTCCCGAGTGTTTATAAAATTGATATTCAACAAGGTAATATTATTACCCAAGACATGGTCAACCAATTACGGCCTGGCATGAATCGTGCTCAAGTGAATTACTTAATGGGAACACCGCTGATTCTAGATCCATTTCATGCAAATCGCTGGGACTATATTTATAGTATTCAACCCGGCGGTGGAACCATGCACCAAGAAAACATTACCTTATTCTTCAATGAAAACAATCAGCTAGTTAGCCTTTCTGGAGACTTCCAGCCAGGAAAAACGCGTGAGGAAGAAATTCAAGGTGGTGCAGAGCAAACCCATAGAGACAATACAACTGAAAGCACTGATGACTCTTTAGAAGGTCAGATCAGAGATGAAGTAGACAATGTTAAAAGTG
- the fur gene encoding ferric iron uptake transcriptional regulator — MVENSELRKAGLKVTLPRVKILQLLDAAESRHMSAEDVYKSLMESGEDVGLATVYRVLTQFESAGLVVRHNFDGGHAVFELGDGDHHDHMVCVDTGEVIEFVDKEIEELQHTIAKRHGFDLVDHNLVLYVKKKEK; from the coding sequence ATGGTAGAAAATAGTGAATTAAGAAAAGCAGGCTTGAAAGTTACATTGCCGAGAGTCAAAATTCTTCAACTTTTGGATGCTGCTGAAAGCCGTCATATGAGTGCAGAAGATGTTTACAAATCACTGATGGAGTCAGGTGAAGACGTTGGATTAGCGACAGTGTATCGTGTTCTAACTCAATTTGAATCTGCAGGTTTAGTCGTTCGCCATAATTTTGATGGTGGGCATGCTGTTTTTGAATTGGGCGATGGCGATCACCACGATCATATGGTTTGTGTTGATACGGGAGAGGTCATTGAGTTTGTTGATAAAGAAATTGAGGAGTTACAACACACCATTGCAAAGCGGCATGGCTTTGACCTTGTAGATCATAATCTTGTACTTTACGTTAAAAAGAAAGAAAAATAA
- a CDS encoding YbdD/YjiX family protein, with the protein MFGNLGKASKYLGQAARMMIGIPDYDNYVAHMKKNHPDKPVMTYEEFFKERQEARYGGKGKGGFRCC; encoded by the coding sequence ATGTTTGGAAATTTAGGTAAGGCCAGTAAATACCTCGGCCAAGCTGCACGTATGATGATTGGTATCCCTGATTATGATAACTATGTAGCTCATATGAAAAAAAATCATCCAGACAAACCTGTCATGACTTATGAGGAATTTTTTAAAGAGCGCCAAGAGGCACGTTATGGCGGTAAAGGCAAAGGTGGTTTTCGATGTTGTTAA
- the yjiA gene encoding GTPase: MAIPATILTGFLGSGKTTLLQHILKEQHGYKIAVIENEFGEVAVDTSLLGDRATNITTLSNGCICCSSQNELSDALYDLLDSIDDGSLSFDYLIIECTGMADPGPILQTFFSSEVLSERYLLDGVITLVDAVHAMQQLDQFSIAQAQVGYADRILITKTDVNPDTKALEQRLKQINIRAPQYKVIQGQIDLSLLFNIEGFILNDQLSSNTLIFNPVTPVQQAMAIQSFVIRLTKPLELSKISEFMDELLVTYGDQILRYKGLLAIQDDDRRLLFQGVQRLYSADWDKEWQADEKRESILVFIGLNLPEQEIRQGFDNL, from the coding sequence ATGGCTATTCCTGCGACAATATTAACAGGCTTTTTAGGCTCTGGAAAAACGACACTTTTACAACATATCCTTAAAGAACAACACGGTTATAAAATCGCAGTTATTGAGAATGAGTTTGGAGAGGTCGCTGTTGATACCTCTTTGTTAGGTGATAGAGCCACTAATATTACAACGTTAAGCAATGGCTGTATTTGTTGCAGTAGTCAGAATGAGTTGTCTGATGCACTATATGATTTGCTAGACTCAATAGATGATGGTAGCCTTTCTTTTGATTATTTAATTATAGAATGTACTGGAATGGCTGATCCTGGGCCAATTCTTCAAACATTCTTTTCATCAGAAGTACTATCTGAGCGTTATTTGCTTGATGGTGTGATTACTTTGGTCGATGCTGTACATGCAATGCAGCAGCTTGATCAGTTTTCAATTGCACAAGCCCAAGTTGGGTATGCCGATCGTATTTTGATTACAAAAACTGATGTTAATCCAGACACCAAAGCGTTAGAACAACGACTTAAGCAAATTAATATCAGAGCACCCCAGTATAAAGTTATTCAAGGGCAAATCGATTTAAGCTTATTGTTTAATATTGAAGGCTTTATTTTAAATGATCAATTGTCAAGCAACACCTTGATCTTTAATCCAGTAACGCCTGTTCAGCAAGCAATGGCTATTCAATCATTTGTCATTAGGTTAACAAAACCATTGGAGTTATCTAAAATATCTGAGTTTATGGATGAGCTTTTAGTAACGTATGGTGATCAAATTTTACGTTATAAAGGGCTTTTAGCGATTCAAGATGATGATCGTCGACTTTTATTCCAAGGTGTACAAAGGTTATACAGTGCAGATTGGGATAAAGAATGGCAAGCAGACGAAAAGAGAGAGAGTATACTTGTTTTTATTGGGCTAAATTTGCCTGAGCAAGAGATTAGACAAGGGTTTGATAATTTATAA
- a CDS encoding protease inhibitor I42 family protein: MNKQTVQEPFVINGETACQSINLRLNQQLTVRLKANPTTGYQWVLKQQPSFLKIINADVYQQDSHPEGMVGVGGQTTWSFQAQAKGSDALILIYQRPWEKEQVAETFECVINVN; this comes from the coding sequence ATGAATAAGCAAACAGTGCAGGAGCCTTTCGTTATTAATGGTGAAACAGCATGCCAGTCGATTAACCTTAGGCTTAATCAGCAGTTAACAGTTCGCCTTAAAGCTAATCCTACAACGGGTTATCAATGGGTATTAAAGCAGCAACCAAGTTTTTTGAAAATCATTAATGCTGATGTTTATCAACAAGATAGTCATCCAGAAGGAATGGTAGGAGTTGGTGGGCAAACAACATGGTCGTTTCAAGCTCAAGCAAAGGGAAGTGATGCGTTAATATTGATTTATCAGCGGCCTTGGGAGAAAGAGCAGGTTGCTGAAACCTTTGAATGCGTTATAAACGTTAACTAG
- a CDS encoding DUF2628 domain-containing protein: MNDYKIFKSSSDSYEAVKQGWSWPAFFFDILWALIKQLWGVAAIIFVVTLLIVIFLTPSLQGLPDDQVINTMNNISFIIGTPLRIILGVFGNKLREQNLIKKNYVLVGNIASTSPAKAIEQYLNGNNSFLEM; the protein is encoded by the coding sequence ATGAATGACTATAAAATTTTTAAAAGTTCTTCAGATAGCTATGAAGCAGTCAAACAAGGCTGGTCTTGGCCTGCGTTCTTCTTTGATATTTTATGGGCACTTATAAAACAGTTATGGGGCGTAGCGGCTATTATTTTTGTCGTAACGCTTCTTATCGTTATTTTCTTAACACCTAGTTTACAAGGTTTGCCTGATGATCAAGTTATTAATACCATGAATAATATTAGCTTTATCATTGGAACCCCCCTACGAATAATATTAGGTGTATTCGGTAATAAATTAAGAGAACAAAATCTTATTAAAAAAAACTATGTGCTGGTAGGTAATATTGCATCTACGTCACCAGCCAAAGCCATTGAGCAATATCTCAACGGTAACAACAGCTTTTTAGAAATGTAA
- the lysS gene encoding lysine--tRNA ligase, with amino-acid sequence MTEQNTQQLDENKLIAQRKEKLAAIREKQPVAFPNDFRRNSYIADLLAFGEGKDKEALEADKKTIKIAGRLMLNRGAFMVIQDMTSRIQLYVDRKNLPEETLTDIKTWDLGDIIAAEGYLSRSNKGDLFIHLQNVRLLTKSLRPLPDKHHGLTDTEMRYRQRYVDLIVNEEVRHVFKTRSQVINHIRKFLTERDFMEVETPMLHSIPGGASAKPFQTHHNALDMDMFLRIAPELYLKRLVVGGFEKVFEVNRNFRNEGVSTRHNPEFTMIEWYQAYADYEDNMDLTEELFRELALAVLGTTDVPYQGKVFHFGEPFARLSVVDSILKYNPEITADDLRSVEKARAIAKKAGADVKGYEGLGKLQTMIFEELVEHKLEQPTFITRYPFEVSPLARRNDEDPTVTDRFELFIGGREIANAYSELNDAEDQAERFMQQVKEKDAGDDEAMHYDADFINALEYGMPPTTGEGIGIDRLVMLLTDSPSIRDVILFPHMRSLDK; translated from the coding sequence ATGACTGAACAAAACACACAACAGCTAGATGAAAACAAACTCATTGCTCAACGTAAAGAAAAGCTAGCGGCCATCCGTGAAAAGCAACCCGTTGCATTTCCTAATGACTTTCGCCGTAATAGTTATATTGCAGACTTACTAGCCTTTGGTGAAGGAAAAGATAAAGAAGCGCTAGAAGCTGATAAAAAAACAATTAAAATTGCGGGCCGTTTAATGCTAAACCGCGGGGCTTTCATGGTTATTCAAGACATGACAAGCCGTATTCAACTTTATGTAGACCGCAAAAATTTACCTGAAGAAACCCTAACTGACATTAAGACATGGGACTTAGGCGATATCATAGCAGCAGAAGGTTATCTTTCACGCTCTAACAAAGGTGATTTATTTATCCATTTACAAAATGTGCGCTTACTTACTAAATCACTACGCCCATTACCTGATAAGCATCATGGTTTAACCGATACAGAAATGCGTTACCGCCAACGCTATGTTGACTTAATCGTTAATGAAGAAGTTCGCCATGTATTCAAAACACGCTCACAAGTTATTAATCATATTCGCAAGTTTCTAACTGAACGCGACTTTATGGAAGTAGAAACCCCAATGCTACATAGCATTCCTGGTGGAGCATCTGCTAAGCCTTTCCAAACCCATCATAATGCATTAGATATGGATATGTTCTTGCGTATAGCACCTGAGCTTTATTTAAAACGTTTAGTTGTGGGTGGTTTTGAAAAAGTCTTCGAAGTGAATCGTAACTTCCGAAATGAAGGCGTTTCTACTCGCCATAATCCTGAGTTCACAATGATTGAATGGTATCAGGCTTATGCTGATTACGAAGACAACATGGATTTAACAGAAGAGTTATTCCGTGAGCTTGCTTTAGCTGTATTAGGCACAACCGATGTACCTTATCAAGGTAAAGTTTTCCATTTTGGTGAACCTTTTGCACGTCTCTCTGTTGTTGACTCAATTTTAAAATATAACCCTGAAATTACTGCTGACGATTTACGCTCTGTTGAAAAAGCCCGCGCTATTGCTAAAAAGGCAGGGGCTGATGTGAAAGGTTATGAAGGCTTAGGCAAACTACAAACCATGATTTTTGAAGAGCTAGTTGAACATAAACTAGAACAACCAACATTTATCACACGCTACCCATTTGAAGTATCACCATTAGCACGTCGTAATGATGAAGATCCTACCGTTACTGATCGTTTCGAGTTATTTATTGGCGGACGTGAAATTGCTAATGCTTACTCAGAACTTAACGATGCAGAAGACCAAGCAGAACGCTTCATGCAACAAGTGAAAGAAAAAGATGCCGGTGATGATGAGGCCATGCATTATGATGCTGATTTCATCAATGCACTAGAATATGGGATGCCTCCAACAACGGGAGAAGGTATTGGGATTGATAGATTGGTAATGTTACTGACCGATTCGCCATCTATTAGAGATGTAATTTTATTCCCTCACATGCGCTCACTGGACAAGTAA
- the prfB gene encoding peptide chain release factor 2 (programmed frameshift) — protein sequence MEVNPIVNAIKDLTERTEAIRGYLDYDLKKDRLIEVTRELEDPNIWNNPEQAQSLGKERSQLEHIVTTLDEMSNGLADAHELLEMAVEENDETAVADIEKEVKRLTSTMEALEFRRMFSGEMDPNNAYLDIQSGSGGTEAQDWANMLLRMYLRWSDSHGFKSKIVELSEGEVAGIKSATIHIEGEYVFGWLRTEIGVHRLVRKSPFDSGNRRHTSFAAVFVSPEIDDNIEIDINPADLRIDTYRSSGAGGQHVNTTDSAVRITHIPTNTVVSCQNERSQHANKDYAMKMLRAKLYELEMQKRNAAAQALEDTKSDIGWGSQIRSYVLDQSRIKDLRTGVENTNCDAVLDGDLDKFIEASLKQGL from the exons ATGGAAGTTAATCCTATTGTCAATGCAATAAAAGATCTAACCGAGCGCACCGAAGCTATTCGGGGGTATCTT GACTACGATCTTAAAAAAGATCGATTAATCGAAGTAACACGTGAACTTGAAGATCCTAATATATGGAATAATCCTGAGCAAGCACAAAGCTTAGGAAAAGAGCGTTCTCAACTCGAACATATCGTGACTACCTTAGATGAAATGTCTAATGGCCTTGCTGACGCCCACGAATTACTAGAAATGGCTGTCGAAGAAAATGACGAGACGGCCGTTGCAGATATTGAAAAAGAAGTAAAACGCCTTACTTCTACAATGGAAGCATTAGAGTTTCGCCGCATGTTCAGCGGAGAAATGGACCCAAACAATGCTTATTTAGATATACAATCTGGATCTGGTGGCACAGAGGCTCAAGACTGGGCTAACATGCTACTGCGCATGTATTTACGCTGGTCTGACAGCCATGGTTTTAAAAGTAAAATTGTTGAGCTCTCAGAAGGTGAGGTTGCAGGAATAAAATCAGCCACCATTCATATTGAAGGAGAATATGTTTTTGGTTGGTTACGGACTGAAATTGGTGTTCATCGTTTAGTGAGAAAAAGCCCTTTCGACTCAGGTAACCGCCGTCATACTTCTTTTGCAGCTGTATTCGTATCACCTGAAATCGATGATAATATCGAAATTGATATTAACCCTGCCGACTTAAGGATCGATACCTACCGTTCATCAGGTGCAGGTGGTCAGCACGTTAATACCACCGACTCTGCCGTACGTATTACACATATCCCTACCAATACGGTGGTCAGCTGTCAAAATGAACGCTCCCAACATGCGAACAAAGACTATGCGATGAAGATGTTACGTGCTAAGTTATATGAATTAGAAATGCAAAAGCGTAATGCTGCTGCCCAAGCATTAGAAGATACAAAATCAGATATTGGCTGGGGTAGCCAAATCCGCTCTTATGTATTGGATCAATCGCGTATTAAAGACCTAAGAACAGGTGTTGAAAATACTAACTGTGATGCCGTATTAGACGGTGATTTAGATAAATTTATTGAAGCAAGTTTAAAACAAGGCCTCTAA
- the fumC gene encoding class II fumarate hydratase has protein sequence MRKERDSMGEIEVPADKYWGAQTERSMLNFKIGVDRFKMHPTIIHSLGLLKKSAALANKDLGEIPPDVADAIAKAADEVITGKLNDNFPLVIFQTGSGTQSNMNANEVIANRAVEILGGQIGDKSVVHPNDHVNCGQSSNDTFPTAMHIAVVLELFNRLFPDVSKLRDTLHKKSIEYKEVVKTGRTHLQDATPITLGQEISGWVAQIDFALDTIKYALRGLYSLAIGGTAVGTGLNAHPQFGDRCAANIADLTQQPFVSSQNKFFSLAAHDALVNTSSALRTLAGALFKIANDVRWLASGPRCGIGELLIPENEPGSSIMPGKVNPTQCEALTMVCAQVFGNDATVAFAGTQGNFELNVYKPVMVHNVLESINLLADACLSFNEHCAVGIEPNLPVINKHLENNLMLVTALNKHIGYDKAALIAKTAHKENKSLKQVALELKLVSEKDFNEWVNPLAMTNLDRSQF, from the coding sequence ATGCGTAAAGAACGTGACTCAATGGGTGAAATTGAAGTACCTGCCGATAAGTACTGGGGGGCGCAAACAGAGCGCTCAATGCTAAACTTTAAAATAGGTGTTGACCGTTTTAAAATGCATCCAACAATCATTCACTCACTGGGTTTATTGAAAAAATCAGCCGCCTTAGCGAATAAAGACCTTGGCGAAATTCCGCCGGATGTTGCGGATGCTATTGCTAAAGCAGCCGACGAAGTGATTACAGGTAAACTCAATGATAACTTTCCACTCGTTATCTTTCAAACCGGTTCAGGCACGCAATCGAATATGAATGCTAACGAAGTTATCGCTAATCGTGCTGTAGAAATATTAGGCGGACAAATTGGTGATAAGAGCGTTGTTCATCCTAATGACCATGTTAACTGCGGACAGTCATCGAATGACACATTTCCTACCGCCATGCATATAGCCGTAGTGTTAGAGCTCTTTAATCGACTCTTTCCCGATGTCAGTAAATTAAGAGACACTCTTCATAAAAAAAGCATTGAATACAAAGAAGTGGTTAAAACTGGACGTACCCACTTGCAAGATGCAACCCCCATTACGCTAGGCCAAGAAATAAGCGGTTGGGTTGCACAAATTGACTTTGCATTAGACACCATTAAATATGCTTTACGCGGACTCTATAGCCTTGCTATCGGCGGAACTGCTGTTGGAACGGGTTTAAATGCACACCCTCAATTTGGTGATCGTTGCGCTGCTAATATTGCAGATCTAACGCAGCAACCCTTTGTATCATCCCAAAATAAATTCTTTTCACTTGCTGCCCATGATGCCTTAGTCAATACCTCATCCGCATTGAGAACATTGGCAGGCGCCCTTTTTAAAATAGCCAATGATGTCCGATGGTTGGCCAGCGGTCCACGTTGTGGTATTGGTGAGCTATTAATTCCTGAAAATGAACCTGGATCTTCTATTATGCCTGGCAAAGTAAATCCAACACAATGCGAGGCACTGACTATGGTTTGTGCTCAAGTTTTTGGTAACGATGCCACAGTAGCCTTTGCGGGAACACAGGGTAATTTTGAACTGAATGTTTATAAACCCGTAATGGTCCATAATGTTCTAGAAAGCATTAATCTATTAGCCGATGCTTGCCTTTCCTTTAATGAGCATTGTGCTGTGGGTATCGAACCTAATTTACCTGTTATTAATAAACACCTTGAAAATAACTTAATGTTAGTCACCGCCTTAAACAAACACATTGGCTACGATAAAGCAGCACTGATCGCAAAAACCGCCCACAAAGAAAATAAAAGTCTAAAACAAGTAGCACTTGAACTGAAACTAGTCTCAGAAAAAGATTTTAATGAATGGGTCAATCCATTAGCGATGACAAATTTAGACAGAAGCCAATTCTAA